The following proteins come from a genomic window of Alnus glutinosa chromosome 10, dhAlnGlut1.1, whole genome shotgun sequence:
- the LOC133879962 gene encoding ABSCISIC ACID-INSENSITIVE 5-like protein 2 produces MGIEIMGSQGGGDSNGKQSQFQPLARQNSMYSLTLDEVQNQLGDLGKPLSSMNLDELLKNVWTAEANQSPGMDIESTAQANQTALQRQASLSLTSALSKKTVDEVWRDIQQSKNSEEKKSRDRQPTLGEMTLEDFLVKAGVVAETSSDKKGAGPVGVDQNVLPQFQQQGQWMQYPQQQYQQPQQSMMGIYMPGQPIPLQMAAGAVMDVPYPENQLALTSPLMGTLSDTQTHGRKRGMPEDVVEKTVERRQKRMIKNRESAARSRARKQAYTNELENKVSRLEEENERLRKRKELENMLPSAPPPEPKYQLRRTTSAPF; encoded by the exons ATGGGGATTGAGATAATGGGGTCTCAAGGTGGTGGTGATAGTAATGGCAAACAGTCGCAATTCCAGCCATTGGCGCGACAGAACTCAATGTACAGTCTTACGCTTGATGAGGTTCAAAATCAGCTAGGTGACTTGGGGAAGCCACTTAGCAGCATGAACCTTGATGAGCTTCTCAAAAATGTATGGACTGCTGAGGCCAACCAGTCTCCAGGTATGGACATTGAGAGCACAGCACAGGCCAATCAAACTGCCCTGCAGCGTCAGGCTAGCCTTTCATTAACTAGTGCACTTAGCAAGAAGACGGTTGATGAGGTTTGGAGAGATATTCAACAAAGCAAGAATAGTGAGGAAAAGAAGTCTCGGGACCGGCAGCCAACTTTGGGAGAGATGACATTGGAGGATTTCTTGGTGAAAGCAGGAGTTGTGGCTGAAACATCTTCGGATAAAAAAGGTGCTGGTCCTGTTGGGGTTGATCAGAATGTATTGCCGCAGTTTCAACAGCAAGGTCAGTGGATGCAGTATCCACAACAACAATATCAGCAGCCACAGCAGAGTATGATGGGGATTTATATGCCGGGCCAGCCTATACCACTGCAGATGGCGGCTGGTGCTGTGATGGATGTTCCATATCCAGAAAATCAGTTAGCATTAACTTCCCCTTTGATGGGAACATTATCAGACACACAGACGCATGGGAGGAAGAGAGGCATGCCAGAGGACGTGGTTGAGAAGACCGTTGAGAGAAGGCAGAAGAGGATGATCAAGAACCGTGAATCTGCTGCCCGTTCACGAGCAAGGAAGCAG GCTTACACTAATGAACTGGAGAACAAAGTTTCACGTCtggaagaggaaaatgaaaggCTCCGGAAACGGAAG